One segment of Luteolibacter rhizosphaerae DNA contains the following:
- a CDS encoding response regulator transcription factor has product MKILLAEDDPLTLDALTACFEEEGFHTLAAPDGKQALELWREHRPQLLCLDIMMPEIDGFEVCRRVRAKDPLVPILFLSAKNEEIDVVAGLGLGADDFIRKPFTRAEVMARIRAALRRSQPSNGKGRCIRMRDLSVYPDALMAERGGHEIELTRREVSILELLHRHAGLPVSRDAFLDECWGMDYFPDSRTLDQHVLMLRKKIEADPAKPAVIATVRGTGYRYSEV; this is encoded by the coding sequence ATGAAGATCCTGCTCGCTGAAGATGACCCGCTGACTTTGGACGCGCTCACGGCCTGCTTCGAGGAGGAGGGCTTCCACACCTTGGCGGCACCGGATGGGAAGCAAGCGCTGGAGCTATGGCGGGAACATCGTCCGCAACTCCTGTGCCTCGACATCATGATGCCGGAGATCGATGGCTTCGAGGTCTGCCGTCGTGTGCGGGCGAAGGATCCCTTGGTCCCCATTCTCTTTCTCTCTGCGAAGAACGAGGAGATCGATGTGGTGGCTGGGCTGGGATTGGGTGCGGACGACTTCATTCGCAAGCCCTTCACCCGAGCCGAGGTCATGGCCCGCATCCGCGCGGCACTGAGACGATCACAGCCCTCGAATGGCAAAGGGCGCTGTATCCGGATGCGGGACTTGAGCGTGTATCCGGATGCCCTGATGGCGGAGCGGGGAGGTCACGAGATCGAGCTGACGCGGCGGGAGGTCTCAATTCTGGAACTGCTGCATCGCCATGCCGGGCTGCCGGTGAGTCGCGACGCCTTCCTCGATGAATGCTGGGGGATGGATTACTTCCCCGACTCGCGAACGCTCGATCAGCACGTGCTGATGCTTCGCAAGAAGATCGAGGCGGATCCAGCGAAGCCCGCCGTCATCGCCACCGTGCGCGGTACGGGCTACCGCTACTCCGAGGTCTGA
- a CDS encoding prolyl oligopeptidase family serine peptidase, translating into MRLLALLLIPFTALAAPTESRESLEWNKGEKLSYLQYLPEGYEAAAKGSLPLVIFLHGAGERGDNLDQIKKHGPPMVAMNGHGFPFILAAPQCPQGRWWNPDEIIALTKHLAKTLKVDTKRIHLTGISMGGFGTWACLAKEPELYASGVPICGGGDPSKGEILKKIPIWTFHGDKDQAVPVTKTQEMEKAILDAGGKKLLVTYYPEEAHESWIPAYKDPALFAWMMLQHR; encoded by the coding sequence ATGCGACTTCTCGCCCTGCTCCTCATTCCCTTCACCGCCCTCGCCGCCCCCACCGAGTCCCGCGAATCGCTGGAATGGAACAAGGGTGAAAAACTCTCCTATCTCCAATACCTCCCGGAAGGTTATGAGGCGGCAGCAAAGGGCAGCCTGCCGCTCGTCATCTTCCTCCATGGGGCTGGAGAGCGCGGCGACAATCTCGATCAGATCAAGAAGCACGGCCCGCCGATGGTCGCGATGAACGGCCATGGGTTCCCCTTCATCCTCGCCGCGCCCCAGTGCCCGCAGGGCCGCTGGTGGAATCCGGACGAGATCATCGCCTTGACCAAGCACCTCGCCAAAACCCTGAAGGTCGATACCAAGCGCATCCACCTCACCGGCATCAGCATGGGCGGCTTCGGCACCTGGGCCTGCCTCGCCAAGGAGCCCGAGCTCTACGCCAGCGGGGTACCGATCTGCGGCGGCGGCGATCCCAGCAAGGGGGAGATTCTCAAGAAAATCCCGATCTGGACCTTCCATGGCGACAAGGACCAAGCCGTGCCAGTGACGAAGACCCAAGAAATGGAAAAGGCGATTCTGGACGCCGGTGGCAAGAAGCTGCTGGTGACTTATTATCCGGAGGAGGCCCACGAGTCTTGGATTCCCGCTTACAAGGATCCCGCGCTTTTTGCATGGATGATGCTTCAGCACCGATAA
- a CDS encoding sensor histidine kinase, with product MLGVAALVLWGGERLARRNVEERVPADRGRLFDFSESMRVELERLESLYTGHLGSIASFAPYDRQDLLAKRCENVVGVRRCEVFLSGQKRFEAEGMKPPVGQGYLVPQLVVEGEGGRMSSRNTVVIRREVFESSHESSGWIPAPDNRHRVYWKCVSPGELVFEVIDQAEVDSRLHEHFEFWRRLPFSPLSDAGEMVAVEGPGRREWATTLAGQRTGPAALVIPLRSALGEWQILAWDRLSTRASYDAGTLAAACGIAGVLVLTGALLLAQQRNAIRLAEERVSFVNRVSHELGTPLTNILLNLDLASRSMELCPVESRRRLGLVHEEVQRLGRLVSNVLTFSRGERKTLELRNTPAIPDEVIAGVLEQFLPSLDRRKVKVDWQRGAGIHTRLDPDALAQITGNLISNVEKYASGGGWIGLETKMDKDRLRLRVSDQGPGIPPAQRERIFEAFERVHRGVSEGSSGTGLGLAIARDLARRMGGDLVLVPVSRGSAFELDLPAAPHLSLVSSNESVA from the coding sequence ATGCTCGGCGTCGCCGCCCTGGTGCTCTGGGGCGGTGAACGCTTGGCGCGTCGCAACGTGGAGGAGCGTGTCCCCGCGGACCGCGGGCGGCTTTTCGATTTCTCCGAGTCGATGCGCGTCGAGCTCGAGCGCTTGGAGTCTCTCTATACCGGACATCTCGGGTCGATTGCGTCCTTCGCGCCCTACGACCGGCAGGACCTGCTGGCGAAACGTTGCGAGAACGTGGTGGGGGTTCGCCGCTGCGAGGTATTCTTGAGCGGGCAGAAGAGATTCGAAGCGGAGGGTATGAAGCCACCGGTGGGGCAGGGATATCTCGTCCCGCAGCTTGTCGTGGAAGGCGAGGGGGGCCGGATGTCCTCGCGCAACACGGTGGTCATCCGGAGGGAGGTCTTCGAATCAAGTCACGAGAGCAGCGGCTGGATTCCCGCGCCTGATAACAGGCACCGCGTTTACTGGAAGTGTGTCTCGCCGGGAGAATTGGTATTCGAAGTGATCGATCAGGCGGAGGTGGACTCCCGTCTGCACGAGCACTTCGAGTTTTGGCGGCGGCTGCCCTTTTCACCGCTGAGCGATGCGGGTGAGATGGTGGCGGTGGAAGGGCCGGGACGCAGGGAGTGGGCGACGACTTTGGCGGGACAGCGCACCGGACCTGCGGCGCTGGTGATTCCGCTACGCTCGGCGCTCGGGGAGTGGCAGATTCTGGCTTGGGACCGCTTAAGCACGCGGGCAAGCTATGATGCTGGCACCTTGGCAGCGGCTTGCGGAATCGCCGGTGTTCTCGTTCTAACAGGAGCCTTGTTGCTGGCGCAGCAACGCAATGCGATCCGCTTGGCCGAGGAACGCGTATCCTTCGTGAACCGGGTGTCCCACGAACTGGGAACACCTCTGACGAACATCCTGCTCAATCTCGATCTCGCGAGCCGGTCGATGGAGCTGTGTCCTGTCGAGTCACGACGCCGGCTCGGACTCGTGCATGAGGAAGTGCAGCGCCTCGGCCGCCTCGTCTCGAACGTCCTGACCTTCTCTCGCGGCGAGCGAAAGACGCTCGAGCTGCGCAACACGCCTGCCATTCCGGACGAGGTGATCGCAGGTGTTCTTGAGCAGTTCCTGCCATCGCTGGACCGCCGCAAGGTGAAGGTGGATTGGCAGCGAGGGGCGGGGATTCATACGCGCTTGGACCCTGACGCCCTGGCCCAGATCACGGGCAATCTCATTTCAAATGTGGAGAAGTATGCCAGCGGTGGCGGCTGGATCGGGCTTGAGACCAAGATGGACAAGGATCGCTTGCGCCTCCGCGTGAGCGATCAAGGTCCGGGCATTCCACCGGCACAACGCGAGCGCATCTTCGAAGCTTTCGAGCGCGTGCATCGAGGTGTGAGCGAAGGCTCCAGCGGCACCGGGTTGGGCTTGGCCATCGCGCGGGATCTGGCCCGCCGCATGGGCGGGGATCTCGTGCTCGTTCCCGTTTCCCGGGGTTCTGCTTTCGAACTCGATCTACCCGCAGCTCCGCATCTCTCCTTGGTATCCTCGAACGAATCCGTCGCATGA
- a CDS encoding type IV pilus twitching motility protein PilT, translating into MNPDIRSLLEHAFNAGASDVFMIEGERPRVRSDGEIIIAHGGPIDREDIADIWRTCGYDPETTTDGDSSIAVEGIGRLRTNLYRSLGRLAVALRPIKKVIPEFDELGLPGNMLASWMQRRSGLIIVCGPTGSGKSTTIASSLQWVNRNQARHIVTIEDPIEYLFENDRALFSQREVRRDTENFNVALRAALRQNPDIILFGEIRDAESAFTALRAAETGHLVISTLHGSGVAGVPTAMERLNRILSDSGSAGAASLLSHQLVGVIAQQLLPRIDGGVVAVLEYFENVGATRKWIEEGRYDEIKDYLNKADESVGCSFLRYLIAATNQGIIDPVIARSATDRPQDFDRAMRGIS; encoded by the coding sequence GTGAATCCCGATATCCGCTCCCTGCTGGAGCATGCTTTCAACGCCGGAGCCAGCGACGTTTTCATGATCGAGGGCGAGCGCCCGCGGGTTCGGAGCGACGGGGAGATCATCATCGCCCACGGCGGACCCATCGACCGCGAGGACATCGCCGATATCTGGCGGACCTGCGGCTACGATCCGGAGACCACCACCGATGGAGACTCCAGCATCGCTGTGGAGGGAATCGGCCGCCTGCGAACCAACCTCTATCGCTCGCTGGGACGCTTAGCCGTGGCGCTCCGCCCGATCAAGAAAGTCATCCCGGAGTTCGACGAGCTCGGCCTGCCGGGGAACATGCTCGCCTCCTGGATGCAGCGGCGGTCCGGTCTGATCATCGTCTGCGGTCCCACCGGCTCGGGCAAGTCCACGACCATCGCCTCCAGCCTGCAGTGGGTGAACCGGAATCAGGCGCGGCACATCGTCACCATCGAGGACCCGATCGAATACCTTTTCGAGAACGACCGGGCACTCTTCTCCCAACGCGAGGTGCGGCGGGATACCGAGAACTTCAACGTGGCCCTGCGCGCCGCGCTGCGCCAAAACCCGGACATCATCCTCTTCGGCGAAATCCGCGATGCGGAATCCGCCTTCACCGCCCTGCGTGCCGCAGAAACGGGTCACCTGGTGATCTCCACCCTCCACGGCTCGGGCGTGGCAGGCGTGCCGACCGCCATGGAACGCCTGAACCGCATCCTCAGCGATTCCGGCAGCGCGGGTGCCGCCAGCCTTCTCTCCCACCAGCTTGTCGGGGTCATTGCCCAGCAGCTCCTGCCCCGCATCGATGGCGGCGTGGTGGCCGTGCTCGAGTACTTCGAGAACGTGGGTGCAACCCGCAAGTGGATCGAGGAGGGCCGTTACGACGAGATCAAGGACTACCTCAACAAGGCCGATGAGTCCGTCGGCTGCTCCTTCCTGCGCTATCTGATCGCCGCCACCAACCAAGGCATCATCGATCCAGTCATCGCCCGCTCCGCGACGGACCGGCCGCAGGATTTTGATCGCGCCATGCGCGGCATTTCATAG
- a CDS encoding HAD family hydrolase: MIDRVKAAKLWLFDIDGTLVDTGGAGMRALQEAAQECYGGEGPPLDLAGNTDLGVLAGILAHFDLPHGADEGERFFAAYLKRLEWNLAHGGYAGRVLPGAAALLEDLERRDGVTVGLLTGNIAEGAGAKMRHYGLDRHFGFGAYGCDHADRNLLGPVALERAALHAGRDFSPEETLVIGDTPKDIACAKAMGARCLAVATGKFSAEQLRACGAEMVVQGLDDPAILPAFGLQ; encoded by the coding sequence GTGATCGACCGCGTGAAGGCGGCGAAGCTTTGGCTATTCGACATCGACGGCACCCTGGTGGATACCGGAGGTGCCGGGATGCGGGCCCTGCAGGAAGCGGCCCAGGAGTGCTACGGCGGTGAAGGTCCTCCCCTGGATCTGGCCGGTAACACCGATCTGGGAGTCCTTGCGGGGATTCTCGCTCACTTTGATCTGCCGCATGGCGCGGACGAAGGGGAGCGATTCTTCGCCGCCTACCTGAAGCGTCTGGAATGGAATCTCGCCCATGGCGGTTATGCCGGGCGAGTGCTGCCCGGCGCGGCAGCTTTGCTAGAGGACCTGGAGCGGCGAGATGGCGTGACCGTCGGGCTGCTGACCGGAAACATCGCGGAGGGAGCGGGGGCGAAGATGCGGCACTACGGGCTGGACCGGCATTTCGGTTTCGGGGCCTACGGCTGCGACCACGCCGACCGCAATTTGTTAGGGCCGGTGGCCTTGGAGCGTGCGGCGCTGCATGCGGGAAGGGACTTCTCCCCTGAGGAGACGCTGGTCATCGGCGACACGCCGAAAGACATCGCCTGCGCGAAGGCCATGGGTGCCCGCTGTCTGGCGGTGGCGACCGGGAAATTCAGTGCGGAACAACTCCGTGCCTGTGGGGCGGAGATGGTGGTGCAGGGGCTGGACGATCCGGCGATTTTGCCTGCATTCGGATTGCAGTGA
- a CDS encoding type IV pilus twitching motility protein PilT — protein MSQIREITDYLRQTVELGGSDLHLSAWAPPAARVGGNLVPLEDFILDPEATRRLILDTLSEAQRASLEQSWELDYALQVEGIGRFRGNVHIARGSHEAAFRYIPQHVPDLGELGHHAVVHDICQLRRGLVLVTGITGSGKSTTLAAMIKRISENRSGVIVTIEDPIEFVFSHSSCLIKQREVGADTKAFPTALRQALRQDPDVIVVSEMRDLETIRIALTAAETGHLVLATLHTVDAPQSIDRLVDVFPPDQQPQIITQLSGVLEAIVSQRLLQRADGHGRILASEVLRASHGIRACIRERKLEQIVGLMEIGFKDGSRTIDQTIAMLLESGYITREEALFNCREKRNFPEPPAEEPKKQKSIWT, from the coding sequence GTGAGCCAGATCCGCGAAATCACCGATTACCTCCGCCAGACCGTCGAATTGGGGGGCTCGGACCTCCACCTCTCCGCTTGGGCGCCGCCGGCTGCCCGCGTGGGCGGCAATCTGGTTCCACTGGAGGACTTCATCCTCGATCCGGAGGCCACCCGCCGACTGATTCTCGATACCCTCTCGGAGGCCCAGCGCGCCTCGCTCGAGCAGAGCTGGGAACTCGACTACGCCCTGCAGGTCGAGGGCATCGGTCGCTTCCGTGGCAATGTCCACATCGCCCGCGGCAGCCATGAGGCCGCCTTCCGCTACATCCCGCAGCACGTCCCGGATTTGGGCGAGCTGGGCCACCACGCCGTGGTGCACGATATCTGCCAGCTTCGCCGCGGCTTGGTACTCGTAACCGGCATCACCGGCTCGGGCAAGTCGACCACGCTTGCCGCGATGATCAAACGGATCTCGGAGAACCGCTCCGGGGTGATCGTGACGATCGAAGACCCGATCGAATTCGTCTTCAGCCACTCGAGCTGCCTGATCAAGCAGCGCGAGGTGGGAGCGGATACCAAGGCCTTCCCGACCGCCCTGCGCCAAGCGCTGCGCCAGGACCCGGACGTGATCGTGGTGTCCGAAATGCGGGATCTTGAGACCATCCGCATTGCCCTTACGGCGGCGGAGACCGGTCACCTCGTGCTCGCCACGCTCCACACCGTGGATGCGCCGCAGTCGATCGACCGTCTGGTGGACGTTTTCCCTCCCGACCAGCAGCCTCAGATCATCACCCAGCTCTCCGGCGTGCTGGAGGCGATTGTTTCCCAGCGCCTGCTGCAGCGGGCCGATGGTCATGGCCGCATTCTGGCGTCCGAAGTGCTACGCGCCAGCCACGGCATCCGCGCCTGCATCCGCGAGCGCAAGCTGGAACAGATCGTCGGCTTGATGGAAATCGGCTTCAAGGACGGCTCGCGCACGATCGACCAGACCATCGCGATGCTCCTCGAAAGCGGTTACATCACCCGCGAAGAAGCTCTCTTCAATTGCCGCGAAAAGCGGAACTTCCCCGAACCTCCCGCGGAAGAGCCTAAGAAACAGAAATCAATCTGGACCTGA
- a CDS encoding LolA family protein yields MRALLVLFSLISIARAELDIKPLEAWIARQKDLKSLEADFVQERKLPSLKKPISTPGRLRMERPGKLLWELGQPVKTMAVSDGSTMTLVDVAKKRGKRIDADSSEARQFTMLSNQAFQDLAGFQDAFELVESRVTEGIYQLTVRPKDKQMRKHVSWMFLDIDMKSQELRALDLEMEDKSRIRTVFSKAKINPKIDPAVFTPDLSGYRML; encoded by the coding sequence ATGCGAGCACTGCTGGTCCTCTTTTCCCTGATCTCGATTGCCCGGGCCGAGCTGGACATCAAGCCGCTGGAGGCATGGATCGCCCGGCAGAAGGATCTGAAGAGCCTGGAGGCGGACTTCGTGCAAGAGCGCAAGCTCCCCTCGCTGAAAAAGCCCATTTCCACACCCGGACGCCTGCGCATGGAGCGCCCCGGCAAGCTGCTCTGGGAGCTCGGCCAACCGGTCAAGACCATGGCCGTCTCCGATGGCAGCACGATGACCTTGGTCGATGTCGCCAAGAAGCGCGGCAAGCGGATCGACGCCGATTCCTCGGAAGCGCGCCAGTTCACGATGCTCTCGAATCAGGCCTTCCAAGACCTGGCCGGCTTCCAGGATGCCTTCGAATTAGTCGAATCCCGGGTCACCGAGGGCATCTACCAGCTGACCGTGCGCCCCAAGGACAAGCAGATGCGCAAGCATGTGAGCTGGATGTTCCTGGACATCGACATGAAGTCTCAGGAGCTCCGGGCGCTGGATCTGGAGATGGAGGACAAGTCGCGGATCCGGACCGTGTTCTCAAAAGCGAAGATCAATCCGAAGATCGATCCGGCCGTTTTCACCCCGGATTTGAGCGGTTACCGCATGCTTTAA
- a CDS encoding Gfo/Idh/MocA family protein produces the protein METIRAGVAGAGSMGRNHARVYSLIPGAQLCGVYDADFERAKAVAEEFGTVPVASLEELASLAEAISVAVPTVAHREVGCRLMELGSDVLMEKPIAPSVEDARILVETAKREGKILQVGHIERFNPVLRQLEQRLTHPKFIEAHRLSPFPNRSIDIGVVLDLMIHDLEIILHLVRSPVESIDAVGVPVLMPSEDIANARLRFRNGCVANVTASRISPEKMRKIRVFQSDCYLSLDYQEQAGQIHWREGMSIQRGEVEVEKDEPLKLELAAFIASVAHGHDPAVTGQQGTAALELALEITRIIHSQA, from the coding sequence ATGGAGACGATTCGAGCAGGGGTGGCGGGAGCAGGGTCGATGGGGCGCAACCATGCCCGCGTTTACAGCCTGATCCCCGGGGCGCAGCTGTGCGGGGTCTACGACGCGGATTTCGAGCGGGCCAAGGCGGTGGCGGAGGAGTTCGGCACCGTGCCGGTGGCCTCACTGGAGGAGCTGGCGTCGCTGGCGGAGGCGATCAGCGTAGCGGTGCCCACCGTGGCTCATCGCGAGGTTGGCTGCCGGCTGATGGAGCTGGGCTCGGACGTCCTGATGGAGAAGCCGATCGCGCCCTCCGTGGAGGATGCCCGGATCCTGGTGGAGACGGCAAAGCGCGAGGGCAAGATCCTGCAGGTGGGTCATATCGAACGCTTCAATCCGGTGCTGCGGCAGCTTGAGCAGCGCCTGACTCATCCGAAGTTCATAGAGGCGCACCGCCTTTCGCCCTTCCCGAACCGCAGCATCGACATCGGCGTGGTGCTGGACCTGATGATCCACGATCTGGAGATCATCCTGCACTTGGTACGTTCGCCGGTGGAAAGCATCGATGCGGTCGGGGTGCCGGTGCTCATGCCTTCCGAGGATATCGCGAACGCCCGGTTGCGCTTCCGGAATGGCTGCGTGGCGAATGTGACGGCCAGCCGCATCAGTCCGGAGAAGATGCGCAAGATCCGCGTCTTCCAATCGGACTGCTATCTCTCCCTCGATTACCAAGAGCAGGCTGGCCAGATCCATTGGCGCGAGGGGATGTCGATCCAGCGCGGTGAGGTGGAGGTGGAGAAGGACGAGCCCCTGAAGCTCGAGTTGGCCGCCTTCATTGCCAGCGTGGCTCACGGTCACGATCCGGCGGTCACGGGCCAGCAAGGAACGGCGGCACTGGAGTTGGCCTTGGAGATCACCCGGATCATCCACTCCCAAGCTTAA
- a CDS encoding DUF7452 domain-containing protein, whose protein sequence is MKTKSLIQAALRGGIASLAITLLALGSPAQAASPKALQFTSSVVNTAGSTMTLDHPLLNGKPKLNLILTQRLGPGVVYNNHPVGVQYDPANGRWQIRNEDVAAIPAGACFNVLIPASSKRVGTTVDSVWDNVTTFTYQFNKPNALLLATHIVNPVLNFPGNLLPRNIGTYYTGTGSTYPLYYNKWSVYTEDGGDLPVVGFNIADVSKTKIGGVANSFVFTTTAGNTSANQGIINNSVTNDKPNAVVFVTHVYGFGSSTYQDTPLGVWYSGGTWRIFTQDTSAMPANRAFVVSSYPLTP, encoded by the coding sequence ATGAAAACAAAGTCGCTCATCCAAGCCGCTCTCCGCGGCGGAATCGCAAGCCTCGCGATCACCCTGCTGGCACTTGGCTCCCCGGCACAGGCCGCTTCTCCCAAGGCCCTTCAATTTACTTCCAGCGTGGTGAATACCGCCGGAAGCACGATGACGCTGGACCACCCCCTGCTAAACGGGAAGCCGAAGCTCAACCTTATCCTTACCCAGCGCTTGGGCCCGGGTGTTGTTTATAACAACCACCCCGTCGGGGTCCAATACGATCCCGCCAACGGCCGATGGCAGATCAGGAACGAAGACGTTGCCGCGATCCCCGCGGGAGCTTGCTTCAATGTTCTGATCCCCGCCTCCAGCAAGCGGGTGGGAACCACGGTCGATTCCGTCTGGGATAATGTCACCACTTTCACTTATCAGTTCAACAAGCCGAATGCGCTGCTGCTTGCCACGCATATCGTAAATCCGGTTCTCAATTTCCCGGGCAATCTTCTCCCGAGGAACATCGGAACCTATTACACCGGCACCGGCTCCACCTATCCGCTGTATTACAACAAATGGAGCGTCTACACTGAAGATGGCGGCGACCTGCCGGTGGTGGGTTTTAATATTGCCGACGTTTCAAAAACGAAGATCGGAGGGGTGGCTAATTCTTTCGTCTTCACCACGACCGCCGGAAACACCTCGGCCAACCAAGGGATCATCAACAACTCCGTGACGAACGATAAACCCAACGCAGTTGTTTTCGTCACCCACGTGTACGGCTTCGGAAGCAGCACTTATCAAGATACCCCTCTCGGAGTCTGGTATTCGGGTGGCACTTGGCGGATCTTCACGCAAGATACCTCGGCCATGCCCGCAAACCGCGCTTTCGTGGTAAGCTCCTATCCTCTGACTCCCTGA